One genomic segment of Belonocnema kinseyi isolate 2016_QV_RU_SX_M_011 chromosome 2, B_treatae_v1, whole genome shotgun sequence includes these proteins:
- the LOC117167233 gene encoding uncharacterized protein LOC117167233 isoform X2 has product MTDPQLTNNNNNNDGEPKYLHKKFKKVASTEAATKVEAKKESPAEVPPPESPKKKDVKEVVEKVAPAQEPETEPTESKKAGYVCTYCKLSCAKPSVLQKHIRAHTNERPYPCVPCGFAFKTKSNLYKHCRSRAHTLKIGLCGDSSKVSSIPTKELYPDPKLLVSNYFYSISLQVSEDSDISLSDSASNGTGTPPPPPTSTPSSTASTKTVKTGKIYKPKFHTALQNASNETETSSLSSNSSNSSISLSSSTLTTTPASVKPNAEQLQEHIDKIITDNQAIVDAVDPRLHKLMQRQQSLVETKSTEQPLNLSGDEASVRKRCYSDSFAQEGKEPPSSDGSIIKDLLLKTVRPSNQESNPESDNYICPFCKISYTSSDNLEAHKKFYCKGVMSPRRDFTLDLDDQKTDYYSLQPLQSPGPLLGSTRLVDYVPPNKKCRSESVPTTLRSLEELSKYPRPNTLQMFGGEVRIVDNTGETKTMRIEPRQTNSPTNEHIVGSKCATSETSSIVVRSGLHSGGTMVHKPPCGTPASTPSSSISLPDTPKLLAPIVPNISTNNLAPTMTCYNYLEPHLNPLTSITAYNPLTLPQAGIASILHGGKVIPYVPGMPGPHTLTNSPTIDISPSVPSGDATYKVIPGMPGLHMIPQPLDLASPVKVHAPSVPGIPGPLDSSLGQPLDLASSAKEMKQSSFKNPSEGFRNLMSPKLINSKADFQDKYRTGRSPSELRDDRLSLQKPEASYDSPKHEKVFNYPESGDLKSPNSYSKMRFSPKLELSRKRPSTWNVEELEERTDRNCIEKTEMSVKTMRHSPISRLDSIPQHENGRVKPNTMNGKLKPESPVIFVNLDSKTEVPKTSVDLVVRDDKPREDETEETSTKFLRPSSLPLKPGTFTPKKHHGITPTANTLPLISPETPRQRKSYGQVFFNGHAYTYLGLKCSTRVYYCTVNRAQPMYVMLRSGLSMYSNWNICKKAPPDMVHYDSRHRPMNYTIASIKQEDIMTHSSQRPTTPITPDSGLESDTQEKAKRIKIFDGGFESNEDYTYVRGRGRGRYVCEECGIRCKKPSMLKKHIRTHTDVRPYTCKHCTFSFKTKGNLTKHMKSKAHYKKCVELGIVPVPTSVCDENIDKEAIARLQAGGGNGEESSSEEDDTEGEESEESGSEEQEAAQSLLSLAQRTSNSLPGLISSGRPTTYPYTLSLPSTSVTTSVISTSANSSPLTSQGTSVIQNELSHRYYFPSNRTVSEESRSESRSESRSESRSESRSESRSSVIQSSIKDESDLEIEEIEPVPRHSSQPMDLTTKQIFQTIPPSNHRSKPSSDILTPVSEPILLQTIVQSMERLPVQGREWKPETDGHMLQAYLTERHVMDSKIKEQYRVGSCKVDKHTKEKRELYLQQDPIVSSLNVESHGVPTVTYTDPTKLPATVLESRIKNVSKQASDDIKMEIREKIYQNNVNMERRPFDIESIHKDKDLPRTPLSRDCYEPRLINSVARTSVDYSMIMTSSLPDRSNFVVDLPALNSQNLDSQKSFLQDVNNRIGSHVKNEIDRSSIFNSMKMMRDVDRAREITTQSNIDVRIAPELKHRSQTPDLRPPSREIRTPDLRPPSREMRSQDYRISSQELRNPNQEFKILHDPRAKQEFSPLPGMEMSSSIVEARPPSRDTRISDYRHQDPILHESANLQDIPRTQGLEIRVSERSDSKLGVEIPKQTIHESLKHSMARKMVVGSPAFRLPSSPGGNSKPQAEFLQPSGGPTPNYVSVMEDGRSVCGMCNKVFSKDAKESHLRLHINIHYFERPFRCESCAIPFRTKGHLTKHQRSISHRNKVSMTSTFGAATSSNPRPFKCDDCNSAFRIHGHLAKHLRSKLHIMKLECLGKLPFGTYAEMERSGVNLNDIDTTDCDNSLTSLQILAQKLYEKDPSKMSQWDMESVQSQGASRGETSSDEGEPIPSHPIHQYASQVGPDGEVSRAYHMPIHEESKSLAFKCSICSASMHTLKELQVHCFVEHNIETESREKDISSSSSSLQKRFPEEIAIRQDVEAAAKKLDDI; this is encoded by the exons ATGACAGACCCGCAGTTGACGAACAACAATAACAATAACGATGGCGAGCCAAAGTACCtgcacaagaaatttaaaaaggtcgCATCGACAGAAGCCGCGACCAAAGTGGAGGCTAAAAAAGAGTCTCCAGCAGAAGTCCCTCCTCCAGAGAGCCCGAAGAAAAAAGACGTTAAGGAGGTGGTAGAGAAAGTTGCACCCGCTCAGGAGCCCGAAACTGAACCCACAGAGTCCAAAAAGGCCGGATATGTTTGCACCTACTGCAAACTTTCGTGTGCCAAACCCAGTGTGCTTCAAAAACACATCAGGGCTCACACAAATGAAAGGCCTTATCCCTGCGTTCCTTGCGGCTTTGCTTTTAAAACTAAGTCCAATCTCTACAAACACTGCAGGTCTCGTGCTCACACTCTCAAAATCGGATTATGTGGTGATTCCAGCAAGGTCAGTTCAATTCCCACAAAAGAACTTTATCCCGATCCTAAATTATTAGTGTCAAATTATTTCTACTCCATTTCTCTCCAGGTGTCTGAAGATTCGGACATCAGTTTATCAGACAGCGCCAGCAATGGAACGGGAACACCACCTCCACCTCCGACGTCGACTCCAAGTTCGACAGCGAGTACAAAGACTGTAAAGACTGGAAAGATATACAAGCCCAAGTTCCACACCGCCCTGCAAAATGCGAGCAACGAGACTGAAACGTCTTCCCTGTCTTCCAATTCCTCCAACAGCAGCATCTCCTTATCCTCGAGTACCTTGACAACGACGCCCGCCAGCGTCAAACCAAACGCGGAGCAGCTGCAGGAGCATATAGATAAAATTATCACCGACAACCAAGCAATTGTCGACGCTGTCGATCCAAGACTCCATAAACTGATGCAGAGGCAGCAAAGTCTGGTCGAAACAAAATCAACAGAACAACCTCTGAATCTCTCGGGTGACGAGGCTTCCGTCCGGAAACGATGCTACAGCGACAGTTTCGCCCAAGAAGGCAAAGAACCTCCAAGCTCAGATGGTTCCATCATCAAGGATCTCCTCCTAAAAACTGTTCGCCCATCCAATCAGGAATCGAACCCAGAATCGGACAACTACATCTGTCCCTTCTGCAAAATCTCCTACACGAGTTCCGACAATCTTGAAGCTCACAAGAAGTTCTACTGCAAAGGTGTCATGAGTCCAAGAAGAGATTTTACCCTGGATTTGGATGATCAGAAAACCGACTACTATAGTCTTCAACCTCTTCAATCTCCGGGACCTCTTCTGGGCAGCACAAGACTCGTCGATTATGTACcaccaaataaaaaatgtcgatCAGAATCCGTACCCACGACTCTCAGGTCTCTGGAGGAGCTGTCCAAGTACCCGAGACCCAATACACTTCAGATGTTTGGCGGTGAAGTGAGAATTGTGGACAACACTGGCGAAACGAAAACGATGAGGATCGAGCCACGACAGACCAACTCTCCAACGAATGAGCACATTGTCGGTAGTAAATGCGCCACTTCCGAAACTTCCTCAATTGTTGTAAGATCGGGCCTTCACTCGGGAGGTACCATGGTCCATAAACCTCCCTGTGGAACTCCCGCAAGTACACCAAGTTCCTCCATATCTTTGCCAGATACTCCGAAGCTCCTGGCACCCATCGTACCCAACATATCAACGAACAATTTAGCGCCCACGATGACGTGCTACAATTATCTGGAGCCACATTTAAACCCTCTGACGAGCATCACCGCCTACAATCCACTGACTCTGCCCCAGGCAGGAATCGCGAGCATTCTTCACGGCGGCAAGGTTATCCCTTATGTTCCCGGTATGCCCGGTCCACACACTCTGACCAATTCACCCACCATAGACATATCTCCAAGCGTACCTTCTGGCGATGCCACGTACAAAGTGATTCCGGGAATGCCGGGCCTCCACATGATTCCCCAGCCCTTGGATCTCGCCAGTCCTGTCAAAGTTCACGCACCCAGTGTTCCTGGAATCCCGGGACCATTGGACTCTTCTCTGGGACAACCTCTGGACCTGGCTAGCTCAGCGAAGGAAATGAAACAGTCGAGTTTCAAGAATCCGAGTGAGGGCTTCAGGAACTTGATGAGCCCCAAGTTAATCAACTCTAAAGCGGACTTTCAAGACAAGTACCGAACCGGTAGATCTCCCAGTGAACTCAGGGATGATCGACTTTCTCTCCAGAAGCCTGAAGCCTCATACGACAGTCCGAAGCATGAGAAGGTGTTTAATTATCCTGAGAGCGGTGATCTCAAATCACCGAATTCTTACAGCAAGATGAGGTTCTCGCCGAAGCTTGAACTAAGTCGGAAGCGACCATCAACCTGGAATGTTGAAGAGCTGGAGGAAAGGACAGATAGAAATTGTATCGAGAAAACGGAGATGTCAGTGAAAACGATGCGACACAGTCCCATTTCGCGACTTGATTCGATTCCTCAGCACGAAAATGGAAGAGTCAAGCCCAATACGATGAACGGGAAACTAAAGCCTGAATCACCAGTGATATTTGTGAATCTTGATTCCAAGACAGAAGTGCCAAAAACTTCCGTAGATTTAGTTGTCAGAGATGACAAGCCGAGAGAGGATGAGACAGAAGAGACTAGTACTAAGTTTTTGAGACCATCGTCATTGCCATTGAAGCCGGGGACTTTCACGCCCAAGAAGCATCACGGAATCACACCGACGGCGAACACTCTTCCGCTGATAAGTCCCGAGACGCCGCGACAAAGAAAGTCTTACGGGCAGGTTTTCTTCAACGGGCATGCCTACACGTACCTGGGGCTGAAGTGCTCGACGCGAGTCTATTATTGTACTGTGAACAGGGCACAGCCGATGTATGTTATGCTGCGAAGTGGACTCTCGATGTATTCGAATTGGAATATTTGCAAGAAAGCGCCACCGGATATGGTGCATTATGACTCACGACACAGACCTATGAATTACACGATTGCGTCGATAAAACAAGAGGATATTATGACACATTCTTCGCAGAGGCCAACAACGCCTATCACGCCCGATAGTGGACTGGAAAGTGATACCCAGGAGAAGGCgaagagaattaaaatatttgatggtGGATTCGAGAGCAATGAGGATTACACGTATGTGCGAGGACGAG GTCGCGGACGTTATGTTTGTGAGGAGTGTGGTATCCGATGCAAAAAGCCATCAATGCTGAAAAAACATATCAGAACGCACACGGATGTTCGACCCTACACTTGCAAACATTGTACTTTCAG CTTCAAAACGAAAGGCAACCTAACGAAACACATGAAGTCCAAAGCTCACTACAAAAAGTGTGTCGAGCTCGGAATAGTGCCAGTGCCAACATCAGTATGCGACGAGAACATCGACAAAGAAGCAATTGCTCGTCTGCAGGCCGGTGGTGGAAACGGCGAAGAGTCCTCTTCCGAAGAAGATGACACTGAGGGCGAGGAAAGTGAAGAATCCGGAAGTGAAGAACAGGAAGCGGCCCAGAGCCTTCTCAGTTTAGCCCAACGTACTTCCAATAGCTTACCTGGTTTGATTTCTTCAGGACGACCAACAACATATCCATACACCCTGAGTCTTCCCAGTACTTCCGTAACAACCTCCGTTATTTCAACATCTGCAAATTCCAGTCCACTCACCTCACAAGGAACTTCAGTCATTCAAAACGAACTCTCCCATCGATATTATTTTCCCTCGAATCGCACAGTTTCCGAAGAGTCGAGATCAGAAAGCAGATCCGAATCGAGATCCGAATCGAGATCCGAATCTAGATCTGAGTCCAGATCCAGCGTCATTCAGTCTTCCATCAAGGATGAATCGGATCTCGAAATTGAAGAAATCGAACCAGTTCCTCGTCACTCATCCCAGCCAATGGATCTCACGACGAAGCAAATTTTTCAAACGATCCCACCTTCAAATCACAGATCCAAGCCTTCTTCTGATATTTTAACACCAGTTTCTGAACCTATTCTTCTTCAAACGATTGTCCAGAGTATGGAAAGGTTACCAGTTCAAGGTAGGGAGTGGAAGCCTGAGACTGATGGACACATGTTGCAGGCTTATCTGACTGAAAGACACGTGATGGACagtaaaatcaaggagcagtatCGTGTCGGGAGCTGCAAAGTCGACAAGCATACCAAAGAGAAGAGAGAATTGTACTTACAACAGGATCCCATCGTCTCGAGTCTCAACGTTGAGTCGCACGGTGTGCCAACTGTGACCTACACAGATCCAACGAAATTGCCGGCCACAGTTCTGGAATCGAGGATCAAGAACGTGTCGAAGCAGGCCTCGGATGATATCAAGATGGAGATCCGGGAGAAGATTTATCAGAATAATGTCAATATGGAGAGGCGGCCTTTCGATATTGAATCGATTCACAAAGACAAGGATCTCCCGCGAACTCCTCTGTCCCGAGATTGCTACGAGCCTCGACTCATCAATTCAGTTGCAAGAACATCGGTTGACTACAGCATGATCATGACTTCCAGTCTGCCAGATCGAAGCAATTTTGTCGTTGATCTGCCAGCTCTCAATTCACAGAATCTAGACTCGCAGAAGAGTTTTCTTCAGGATGTTAACAATCGGATTGGATCGCACGTGAAGAATGAAATTGACAGGAGTTCGATTTTCAACTCGATGAAGATGATGCGGGATGTTGATAGAGCTCGCGAAATCACGACTCAGTCCAATATTGATGTTAGGATAGCCCCGGAACTGAAACACAGATCTCAGACGCCCGATTTAAGACCGCCCAGTCGGGAAATTCGCACTCCGGATTTACGGCCTCCGAGTCGCGAGATGCGAAGCCAAGATTACAGGATCTCCAGTCAGGAGCTTCGAAATCCTAATCAGGAGTTTAAGATTTTGCATGATCCAAGAGCAAAGCAGGAATTTTCGCCTCTTCCTGGCATGGAAATGTCTTCTTCAATTGTGGAAGCTAGACCGCCGAGTCGAGACACGCGAATTTCAGATTATAGACATCAGGATCCAATTTTGCATGAGTCGGCGAATTTGCAGGATATTCCAAGAACACAGGGATTGGAAATTAGGGTTTCGGAAAGATCGGATTCGAAGCTGGGTGTTGAGATTCCAAAGCAGACTATTCATGAGAGTCTTAAACATTCGATGGCGAGGAAGATGGTGGTTGGAAGTCCGGCTTTTCGACTTCCATCGTCACCTGGAGGAAATTCGAAGCCGCAGGCGGAATTCTTACAACCATCGGGTGGTCCTACTCCGAATTATGTCag TGTGATGGAGGATGGAAGAAGTGTTTGCGGAATGTGCAATAAGGTCTTCAGCAAGGACGCAAAGGAGAGTCATCTGAGGTTGCATATCAACATTCACTACTTCGAGAGACCATTCAGGTGCGAGAGTTGCGCAATTCCTTTTAG aaccAAGGGCCATCTGACGAAGCACCAGCGATCCATTTCCCATCGGAATAAGGTCAGCATGACTTCTACTTTCGGTGCAGCAACTAGCAGCAATCCGAGGCCTTTCAAATGTGATGATTGCAACAGTGCGTTCAGGATACATGGACACTTGGCCAAACATTTGCGAAGCAAACTCCACATTATGAAGCTGGAGTGCTTGGGGAAATTACCTTTTGGGACCTACGCTGAAATGGAGAGGTCTGGTGTCAATCTCAACGATATCGACACTACGGACTGTGATAATAGTCTTACTAGTCTTCAG